In Deltaproteobacteria bacterium, the genomic stretch GGGATCTATCTTCCTTTCGAACTGACAAGGTTGCAAAGCGCCGGGGATCTATGAGGAAGATCCTTCCTTTGGGGAAGGAGACAACAAAACGTGCATATTGGGGTGGCAGCCCATCACCGTTCTGCCAAAGGAGCCTGCCTGTCATACGCAAGTGCAGTAGAAGGATGCGACCGTCATCAAGTTGTATCTCTAGCTGTTTACCGCGGCGGTTTACCGATCGAACCGTGCGTCCCTCAAGACCCGTGACGTTTATCAGGTTCGAATCGAGGGCCTGGGTCTCCAATATCTCGGCACCCAAAACCACCTGGCGTAGTTGGTCGCAGAGGGTCTCTAGCTCAGGCAGCTCCGGCATCTCCCCCCTCCTTGAGACATTCTGAGCATATGCCGATGATGTAGGGCCTTAACTCCTCTACCTTATGACCGTCCACCCTCTCTCTTTCTGCAATAGGGCATCCCTTCACCTCTACGTCATATACCTGACCACATCGACGACAGAGGAAGTGGTGATGGGGTTCGATCCTGTAGTCGTAACGGACCTTATCCCGTTCGATGGTTATCTCCTGAATAAGCCCTTGTTGTTTAAATAGTTCAAGGGTATTGTAGACCGTGGCTCGAGAGATGGCGGGATAAACCCCCCTTAAGGATTGGTAGATCTCTTCGACCGTGGGATGGAGTTTATTGCCCTGGAGAAACTCTAAGATAGCGTATCTCTGGATGGTCAGCAGGATTCCCTTCTCCTTGAGCCTGGCGATCTTTTCCTCTATGGTCATTATTCTCCCTTATACTAATTATATACAAAAATCATTCTTTGTCAAGAATTAATCTAAACTTTTATTTATTACAAATTTTTAATGTATAAATCTTAGATCTTCTACAATTTAGTTGGTGGTGTTGAAAGGATTCAAGGGATTAATCAGCTATCAGCTATGAACTATTGTAGCAACTTTTTTGGAGAAGAACCTAACCCTGCATATATATTATCCCTTTGGAACTTATGGAGATGTTACGGATGGGAGGTCTCCCCTT encodes the following:
- a CDS encoding transcriptional repressor; translated protein: MTIEEKIARLKEKGILLTIQRYAILEFLQGNKLHPTVEEIYQSLRGVYPAISRATVYNTLELFKQQGLIQEITIERDKVRYDYRIEPHHHFLCRRCGQVYDVEVKGCPIAERERVDGHKVEELRPYIIGICSECLKEGGDAGAA